In the genome of Calothrix sp. PCC 6303, the window AACAAAGAACAGGACACAACCATAATTCTCAGTAGTAGTAGATATAACATAAAGGTGTCTTTCTGATTCCCCCACTTCTACTAAGTGGTTCTCATAACCCCTGCGGGATACAAACTACAGTGGGAACGGCACTTTTCGAGAGTCGGATGACCCCCAAAAGCCACCTTGTCGAATCGACATCTGCCGCATTCTGATTTTTCTTTTTTAGTATGAAACCACCCTGCTAAGTAAGTAGAGAGTAGTGAGTAGGCAGCAGTTGAAAAATCCCTTACATCCTTGACAGTGAAAAAATTTTTTTCATCGTGACAGCCTCTTCTTAAAGTCATTTTTCGAGACGCACCGCATACCACTGTAAGTATTTTCCCCGACCCACATCCAACTCACAACTTGTATCCAGTAAATGTTTAGCCTGTAACTCCACTGAATTGAACCTTTGTAAATCTTCCGGCAGGTCTTCACTCTGAAATAGTTGCAAAACTGATTGTAACTTTTCTAGCAATTCTGGTTCCGTTAAAAACTGTTCGGGTTGGTCTGTTTCCAAGACGACATAATTGTCCTCTTGATACATTAACGAATTTGCCACAATAAATTACTACCTCTATAAACAACTAATTTAGGTGATTCCCAGCGTAACGAAGCACAAGCTTCACGTTTCTGGAATGCCATGACTATACGCAAGACTATAAAACGCCTTAATTATACCGACTCTCTACTAGTGCTAGGCTAGTCTATAAAAATACAGCCCATACAAGTTAGTATTATGCTCAGATCACTGAATAAATATTTTCAGCCTTTAAATACCAGCAATTAAGACAATGATGGGAATCTTAGAAGATATTCCCATAGTTTTCCAGATTATGAAAATTGTGGTTTATTTATTGGGAACTATAAATAATAATATTCCTTAAACCATAACACTGGCATTCACAAACCATTTAATTATGCAAATAATTTTCCCCGCAGATTAATTTAATTTTTACCTAGTAGTACTTATGTATCTACCAAACCAACAATTTTTTATTCCAGAATTTAATTTTCATTAGAACGCAACCCATGTCAGGCATAAGTCCTACCAATATCTCGAATCAACCCCCTCTCATTCTCGTGGCTGATGACGATAAGACCATACGACTATTGTTGCGGGAATTTATGGAGAAAGAAGGCTACCGAGTAGTCGAAGTCGGCAACGGCAAACAGTGTTTACAGGCTTTTCAAGAAATGAAACCCGATCTGATTCTCATGGATGCCATTATGCCGGAGATGGATGGTTTCACATGTTGTAAACATCTTATTCAAATTGCCAGAAATAATTTAGTACTTGCATTGGCAAATTTTGAGAATGGCGATTCATTTGGCAGTAACATTATTTCCAGCTTGTGGGAAAAAACTCCAATTTTGATGATCACAGGTTTAAATGACCCAGAATCAGTTGATCGTGCTTTTGAATCGGGAGCCAGTGATTTTGTCACCAAACCAATTCATTGGGCAGTATTACGTCAACGTGTACGTAGATTGTTACAACAAGCACAACTTTACAAACAACTGGAAGCTGCCAACCAAGCATTACAACACTTGGCTAATATGGACGGGTTAACAGGAGTAGCCAATCGCCGTCATTTTGATCAACATTTGAACTCACAGTGGTTGACTTTGGCTCAGGATAAAGCTCCTTTGTCATTGATTTTGTGTGATATTGATTTTTTCAAACGTTACAATGACAAATATGGTCATCCAGCTGGTGATTCTTGCTTGCAGAAAGTGTCAGATGTTCTGGGTGGTGCTGCTCAAAAACATCAAGATTTAGTTGCCCGTTACGGTGGTGAAGAATTTGCTGTAATTATGCCTCGTACCCCAGCTACTGGTGCTGTTCATATTGCGGCAACTATTCAGGCTGGCATCAGAGAATTGCAAATTACCCATATGGAGTCGGCAGTGAGTCAGTATGTAACATTGAGTTTAGGAGTCGCCACAATTATTCCTAACTTTGATCTATCACCACAGGATTTGGTGATTATTGCCGATAAGGCACTATATGAAGCCAAAGAACATGGACGTAATCGGATTATTCTCAAGCAAATGGAATATCCATCACAGTTAGTCTAGTACATGAAGGCAAAGGTGAGTAGGCAGAAAGCGCAAAAGTGGTTTATAAGAACCCATTACAGATAGAAACGCCGAGGTAAACAGTGTTTATCTCGGCGTTTCCAGATAAATAGGTTTTAAAAAACTGGGTTTTAATCTAAAATTGACCCATTTAAGTAAACTATGGTGTTTTTTTATTTTCAGGGTCTTTAAATTAGCTGACCCCGTTTGATCACAATAACAGCATCTCAGAAATTTTCAAAATCTCAAGTTTTATAAGATTTTCTTAATTTTTTGCCAGAAATAGCTCAAAAATATTAATTTATATAAAGAAATATAAGGCAAGCATGAAAAATCTAAGATTTTTCACTTTTTGTCTTCGCCTTGACTCCCGTTTCGTGAGTCTAACCGCCACAAAAAACCCATTAAGAAAACCACACCTATTTGTAGCGCTAAGTTTTGTAACGTATCTTCAGTATTTCGTCCAGCCAGAAATTGCATCAAGAAGATAAAAGCCCCAATCATTCCTGAAGCCCCAAAGCTAAAGTAAAAAAACTTTCGCAGGCTGCGAAACGGGGCAGTTGCTTCAGCTTTCAGACGAGCATATTTTTCCGGGTCAAGTTTCTTGGGATTGCGATTTTGAGAATTTGATTTCACCATTGGCTGCTGATTGTGTTATGATTCATTACTGTTTGTGCCGATGTGGCTCAGTGGTAGAGCACTCGATTCGTAATCGAGCGGTCGCGGGTTCAAATCCCGCCATCGGCTTTAATTGGGGCGTGGCAACGATAAAAAAAAGAGTCGAACTCTAGTCGCCTCATTTTTATGTTTGTCCTCTTCAGTCAGGATAATTGTGACTATCTGGATTTTCGGCTGTGTCCAAAATTTTCCAATACCGTCACCCAGATTTAAAAATATTCACAATTAATATATTCCCTTAAGCCACTGCCATTCTTGACTCAAACCTTCACGTAGTGACACCTGTGGTTGCCAACCAAGAAGCTTCTGTGCTTTGAAGATATCTGCCCCGGTGTGTCTAGCATCACCTATTGCCCTGTCAATAAAGTTACGTTTGATGGGTTTACCGACAATTTGCTCCATCATATTCAACACTTCTGACAATATCACCCTACTGCCACCACCAATATTGAAAATTTGACCAACTGCTTCAGGAATTGTTGCTGCAGCTAAGTTTGCAGCGACTGCATCGCTAACATAGGTAAAATCTCTAGTTTGTTCACCATCTCCAAATACTGGAATTGCTTGATCTTCAATTACAGCTTTGAAGAACTTGTGAAACGCCATATCTGGACGTTGCCTAGGACCATAAACGGTAAAGTAGCGTAATGCCACAAAGGGCACACCAAAGTTTTTGTAATATAGTCCGCATAGAGATTCAGCGGCTAACTTTGTAATCCCGTAGGGTGAAACTGGTGCTGGACAAATTCCTTCATGGGTGGGGAAGGTTTCTGCATCACCGTAGACACTGGAACTGGAAGCAAATACTAACCTTTTGAGAGTGGTGGCATCTTTTGCAGCTTCTAACAATATTTGTGTAGCGTTAATATTGCGCTCTGTATATGAACGGAAACCCTGACCCCAAGATGCTCGAACTCCAGCTTGTGCCGCTTGGTGGTAGACTACTTCAGTGTCTTGTAAAAGTTTTTGCCAATTGAGTAGTTGGATATCGCGCTCGATGAATTCAAACCCCGGATAACTTTGTAGATGGGCGATATTTTTCTGCTTAAATATTGGGTCGTAGTAATCATTGATTTCATCAACACCAATTACTTGCTGTCCCTGTTTGAGAAGGTTTTCGGCAATATGGGAGCCGATAAAGCCCGCTACTCCTGTAACAATATTCTTACTCATAAGTAATGATTGTTTGATACGTTGTGAGATTCGATCTTATATTAATTTTATACAAGGCTGTATAAGATCCCCTCAGTCTAAAAGCTTGGGACTACAATGACTCTGATATTTTAAGTATTTGTACGGTCAAACTAATTTATATGAATCTAAAGATACTTATCTGCCGAGGGAGTGTAATTCATTTATTGCCGTTGCACAGTTCTGGGTGATTAGTTCCAGTTCTTCCTTATTACTAGAAGTTGGAGCCTCAATAACTGTACCAATTCTGATAGTTACAGGAACTGAACGGGGAAAACCACCTTGTTTTTCGATTTCTTGGGTACCCCAGAGAGAAACAGGTAGTAAGGGTGCTTTGGCTTTTGCTGCGATTAAAGCTGCACCGCGTTTGGGATCATTAATACGTCCGTCGGGGGTGCGGGTACCTTCTAAAAATAAGCCGACTGCCCAACCTTGTTCTAAAAATTCTAGAGCGGAACGAATCGCTTGGCGATCGGCACTGCCACGATTTACAGGGTATGCTCCGTATAGTGCGATCGCTTTATTCAACAAAGGAACTTTAAATAGTTCTTCTTTTGCCATGTAAGCAACTGGACGACAGACACAATTAGAGACGATTGGTGGATCAAAGTTGCTAGCATGGTTACTGACTATTACTAATGGTCCTTGTGGGGGGACATTTTCTGCACCATAAATCTTTCCCCGGAAATAGCTATGAAGCATGGGGCTAATAATTGACCATTTTAAGGTATGGTACAGCAGCAAACTAGCAAATGGTTCTCGACTTTTAACCACGGGCGTTTGGACATTCCTCTCAATCAAATACAACTAGCATACAGCAGCTTGTAACTAGATTTGTGATAAAATTGCCGACTTTTTCGCGGATATCGTCATGGTGTATCGTTACATGATCCACCTGTAAGTGAATAATCATCTACTTGTACCCAACTATCTTGCCCTAATGCCCAAAATCCGGTGAAAATATTGTATTCAGTTTCGCTATTGGTTCTAAATTGTAATGTCAGAGTTTTGTAATTAGCTGAACTACCAAACTTGAGTTCAGAATAAACCTTTTGCCTTGCATCTCTAACCCCAAAATAACCATCTGTAACGTTGGCGGATGTGCGGACGTAGGCTGTTAACTTATACTGAGTATTTGGTTGCAGGGTGATTCGCTGACGGATTCCATTCCATCCTGAGACATTACGCATCCAAGCGTTATTTTTTCCTGTACGACTATAGTTTAAACCTCTATCTATACCTGCTCTACCTTCAGAAGCCCATTTTCCACTAACTCTTTGAGCATTTTGTTCCTCAAAACCTTTGTCGTAAGGTAAAGCGACACATAAAGCTTCAGCTTTGGAGGGAGTGAGACTAATTGTGATGGGGGTGCTAATAAGGAGGGTGAGTAGGGAAGGGATAAATACAGCAACTTTAGAAAGTGATTTTTGAGTAGGAAACATTTTGCTCAATCTTCTCGCTTGTACAGGTGGCATGAATCAACTTACACATGTATATGTTGAGTAATTCCACTTTATGCAATAAGTGAGGATTCAAAAATAATTCCTTTAAATTAATTAATCGGCTAATTTACGAAAAATCTCGCAGCTGGGCATGATTTTCGGTACCATATTTCCCATACCTATTCACAGCATACGCTTGGGGTATTTAAAATCTCCAGCCGCAAAATCATAATACATATCATGAATACTTCCCCCGATACCTGGTCAAATTTACTCCAACAACTTCTTAACCACGAATCACTCACTCGGATTCAAGCTGCTGAATTGATGCAGGGTTGGTTAGCTGAAGCTATACCCCTAGAATTATCAGGTGCAATTCTCATTGCCATCCAAGCTAAGGGTGTTTCAGCAGTGGAATTAGCAGGTATGGCTGAAGTTCTCCAATCTCAATCTTCCCAATCTCAGGATTTAGGGCTTCCGATTTTGATTGATACCTGTGGGACTGGGGGGGATGGTGCTTCCACCTTTAATATTTCCACCGCTGTTGCATTTGTTGCTGCGGCTGCGGGGATACCCGTAGCTAAACATGGTAATCGTTCGGCATCGAGTCGTGTGGGTAGTGCTGATGTTCTGGAAGCTTTGGGAGTAAATTTAACTGCACCTAGTGAGCGAGTCAGGGCAGCAGTGGCAGCAGTGGGAATAACATTCTTATTTGCTCCAGGTTGGCATCCAGCCTTAAAATCGGTAGCGACTTTACGGCGGAATTTAAAAGTAAGGACTGTATTTAATTTACTTGGTCCATTAGTAAATCCACTACACCCAACTGCCCAAATTATTGGTGTATTTGACTCAAAATTGTTAACAACCATGGCGGAAGCACTACAACAACTAGGTATAAAAAGGGCTTTTGTATTGCATGGACGGGAAAAGCTGGATGAAGCTGGTTTAGCTGATATTACTGATGTAGCAATATTAGCTGATGGTATTGTTAAATTAGATACTTTGAATCCTGAAGAACTAGGATTGACCCCGGCACCCACCACAGCGTTACAGGGTGGTGACGTGGAAGAAAATAAGCAAATTCTGACAGCAGTATTACAGGGAAAAGGAACTGGCGCTCAACAAGATGCGGTTGCGTTAAATGCCGGGTTAGCTTTACAACTTGGGGGTGTGGTGGAATTTCGAGATCATGCTAAATCAGTAGCAATGGCAAAGGAAATCCTAACTAGCGGGGCGGCTTGGGATAAATTGGTACAGCTGGTCGATTTTCTAAAGAGTTAATTCCGGAAGAATAGGTAGATGTTTGGAGATGGGGACGGAACTCTACGACATTCTGCTTGATGGTGATGTCATAATTTCCAAAAAAGTCGTGTCCCAATAAACCTGTTTCTAATTCTGACCCAGCAATGGCAACTGCCACTCGATTTACCTGAACCCCGGCAACTTCTATGGAGTTGACATAACCAATGGCAAACTCCACCGATTTGGAACTAGCAGTATTTGCTTTAGCCTTACCAACGGCGATAACTGGTAAGGTTGCTGCCATTTTTTGAGTAATTACTGTACCACTAGCTCCAGTATCAACAATCATCTCAAACTTTTGGTTCCCGTTAAAAGTAACTTCAATTACGGGTGTACCACCAGCACGACGTTTGATGGGGACTGTGTAAACTGGGGTTTGTTGTGTGAGTAGTTCTGTAGATTCCGAATTGGGGATAATTAGGGGTTTGGTAATTTTTGGTTCTGGAGGTGGGATGATTTTAGTTTGGGTTGGAGGTGAAGCGGTCGGGATTTTGGCAGATACAACTGCTTGGGGAACTACAACAATAGTTTCCTTGGGAGTGGGGGATGCTACTTCTTGTTGGGGACGTAACGTGACTTTTTGTTGCGCGATTTTGATCCGGCGTTGATATTCGGTAATTTTAGATTGCGCGATCGCGTAACTGGAATCTTGGGGATTCACTTGTTTCAATAATGCGATCGCATCTTGGTATTGACCCGCAACCAACAGCCAATCATCACCAGATTTCGCCGTTTGACTGATACTATAAGCACCAGCCGCTCGATTTAAACCCAATTCAAACAAATTCGGTTCTGATTTGGCAGCAGCTAACACCTGTTGTGTTTCACTGGGTGCTGGAAAATTTGTGGGACTTGAAGCACTAGAAACACTTTGATGTCTTTCACTAGCAGAAGTTGTCTGTTTGTCCTGCCGACAGCCAACAGTTAAACCAACTAGTGCGACCGATACAAGTAACAGTGCTGAACGCAACAGAGAAAATTGAAGCATAATTGTCTGCTATTCTAACTTTCTGGAGGGACACAAATCTACTAGTAGTTATGATTTTTCTTGAAAAAATAATCATCCATCAACCCCCAGACCTTTACAACCCTAATTCTTATGCCTCTATCTGACCCAACCCCAGCTTTATTAGTATTAGCAGATGGTACATCCTATCGTGGTTGGTCTTTTGGTGCCACCGGAACCACCATTGGTGAGGTCGTCTTTAACACTGGCATGACTGGATACCAAGAAGTCCTAACCGACCCCAGCTATTGCGGTCAGATAGTTGTGTTCACTTATCCAGAATTGGGCAACACCGGAGTTAATTCAGAAGATGAAGAATCAGAACGTCCTCAGGTACGCGGTGCTATCTCCCGTAATATTTGTCACAAGCCAAGTAACTGGCGTTCTACCGAGTCATTACCTGACTACCTGAAAAAAAATCAAATTCCTGGAATTTACGGTATCGATACCCGCGCTCTAACCCGTAAAATTCGCATTCACGGGGCAATGAACGGCGGCATCTCCACGGAAATTTTGGACGAAGCCGAATTATGGGAAAAAGTCCAAACAGCCCCCACCATGGCAGGACTCAACCTTGCCCGCGAAGTGACAACTTCCTCAGTTTACGAATGGTCTGAACCCACAACCGAGATTTGGGAATTTAATCCCAATTGTCACACAAATGCAAATGAAACCTTTACAGTTGTTGCTCTGGACTTTGGCGTTAAACGGAATATTCTTCGTCGTTTAGCAAGCTATGGTTGTCGAGTGGTCGTTGTTCCCCTCCACACTAGCGCTGAAGAAATCATGAAGCACAACCCTGATGGTATCTTCCTCTCCAATGGACCAGGA includes:
- a CDS encoding chlororespiratory reduction protein 7, whose protein sequence is MANSLMYQEDNYVVLETDQPEQFLTEPELLEKLQSVLQLFQSEDLPEDLQRFNSVELQAKHLLDTSCELDVGRGKYLQWYAVRLEK
- a CDS encoding DUF3493 domain-containing protein — protein: MVKSNSQNRNPKKLDPEKYARLKAEATAPFRSLRKFFYFSFGASGMIGAFIFLMQFLAGRNTEDTLQNLALQIGVVFLMGFLWRLDSRNGSQGEDKK
- a CDS encoding TIGR02281 family clan AA aspartic protease, with protein sequence MLQFSLLRSALLLVSVALVGLTVGCRQDKQTTSASERHQSVSSASSPTNFPAPSETQQVLAAAKSEPNLFELGLNRAAGAYSISQTAKSGDDWLLVAGQYQDAIALLKQVNPQDSSYAIAQSKITEYQRRIKIAQQKVTLRPQQEVASPTPKETIVVVPQAVVSAKIPTASPPTQTKIIPPPEPKITKPLIIPNSESTELLTQQTPVYTVPIKRRAGGTPVIEVTFNGNQKFEMIVDTGASGTVITQKMAATLPVIAVGKAKANTASSKSVEFAIGYVNSIEVAGVQVNRVAVAIAGSELETGLLGHDFFGNYDITIKQNVVEFRPHLQTSTYSSGINSLENRPAVPIYPKPPR
- a CDS encoding NAD-dependent epimerase/dehydratase family protein, whose protein sequence is MSKNIVTGVAGFIGSHIAENLLKQGQQVIGVDEINDYYDPIFKQKNIAHLQSYPGFEFIERDIQLLNWQKLLQDTEVVYHQAAQAGVRASWGQGFRSYTERNINATQILLEAAKDATTLKRLVFASSSSVYGDAETFPTHEGICPAPVSPYGITKLAAESLCGLYYKNFGVPFVALRYFTVYGPRQRPDMAFHKFFKAVIEDQAIPVFGDGEQTRDFTYVSDAVAANLAAATIPEAVGQIFNIGGGSRVILSEVLNMMEQIVGKPIKRNFIDRAIGDARHTGADIFKAQKLLGWQPQVSLREGLSQEWQWLKGIY
- a CDS encoding lysophospholipid acyltransferase family protein: MVKSREPFASLLLYHTLKWSIISPMLHSYFRGKIYGAENVPPQGPLVIVSNHASNFDPPIVSNCVCRPVAYMAKEELFKVPLLNKAIALYGAYPVNRGSADRQAIRSALEFLEQGWAVGLFLEGTRTPDGRINDPKRGAALIAAKAKAPLLPVSLWGTQEIEKQGGFPRSVPVTIRIGTVIEAPTSSNKEELELITQNCATAINELHSLGR
- the trpD gene encoding anthranilate phosphoribosyltransferase, which gives rise to MNTSPDTWSNLLQQLLNHESLTRIQAAELMQGWLAEAIPLELSGAILIAIQAKGVSAVELAGMAEVLQSQSSQSQDLGLPILIDTCGTGGDGASTFNISTAVAFVAAAAGIPVAKHGNRSASSRVGSADVLEALGVNLTAPSERVRAAVAAVGITFLFAPGWHPALKSVATLRRNLKVRTVFNLLGPLVNPLHPTAQIIGVFDSKLLTTMAEALQQLGIKRAFVLHGREKLDEAGLADITDVAILADGIVKLDTLNPEELGLTPAPTTALQGGDVEENKQILTAVLQGKGTGAQQDAVALNAGLALQLGGVVEFRDHAKSVAMAKEILTSGAAWDKLVQLVDFLKS
- the carA gene encoding glutamine-hydrolyzing carbamoyl-phosphate synthase small subunit: MPLSDPTPALLVLADGTSYRGWSFGATGTTIGEVVFNTGMTGYQEVLTDPSYCGQIVVFTYPELGNTGVNSEDEESERPQVRGAISRNICHKPSNWRSTESLPDYLKKNQIPGIYGIDTRALTRKIRIHGAMNGGISTEILDEAELWEKVQTAPTMAGLNLAREVTTSSVYEWSEPTTEIWEFNPNCHTNANETFTVVALDFGVKRNILRRLASYGCRVVVVPLHTSAEEIMKHNPDGIFLSNGPGDPSAVTEGIETTKELLKSEKPMFGICMGHQILGHALGAETFKLKFGHRGLNQPAGLPSDLQARVEITSQNHSFALDPKSLPNTTVEISHLNLNDQTVAGVRHRNLPIFSVQYHPEASPGPHDADYLFEQFVQVMRTAKQAKIASVM
- a CDS encoding response regulator; translation: MSGISPTNISNQPPLILVADDDKTIRLLLREFMEKEGYRVVEVGNGKQCLQAFQEMKPDLILMDAIMPEMDGFTCCKHLIQIARNNLVLALANFENGDSFGSNIISSLWEKTPILMITGLNDPESVDRAFESGASDFVTKPIHWAVLRQRVRRLLQQAQLYKQLEAANQALQHLANMDGLTGVANRRHFDQHLNSQWLTLAQDKAPLSLILCDIDFFKRYNDKYGHPAGDSCLQKVSDVLGGAAQKHQDLVARYGGEEFAVIMPRTPATGAVHIAATIQAGIRELQITHMESAVSQYVTLSLGVATIIPNFDLSPQDLVIIADKALYEAKEHGRNRIILKQMEYPSQLV